The Terracoccus luteus genome includes a region encoding these proteins:
- the rsmI gene encoding 16S rRNA (cytidine(1402)-2'-O)-methyltransferase, whose product MTFGVLVLAATPIGDPRDAAPRLGEELATADLVAAEDTRRLRRLLTALEVTPRGRVLSYHEHNEAGRTPELVERLVAGDRVVVVTDAGMPSVSDPGYRLVAAAVEAGVRVTCVPGPSAVLMALAVSGLPVDRFAFDGFLPRKPGERARALAESATERRTLVYFEAPHRLAETLTAMRDAFGPIRRAAVCRELTKTYEEVRRGTLDELVAWAQDGVRGEITVVVAGAERQVGSVEDALPGIRQRVQSGERLKDVCADVAATTGLSKKALYDAAVARP is encoded by the coding sequence ATGACCTTCGGCGTCCTCGTCCTCGCGGCCACTCCCATCGGCGACCCCCGCGACGCCGCCCCGCGGCTGGGGGAGGAGCTCGCGACGGCCGATCTCGTTGCGGCAGAGGACACCCGGCGCCTGCGCCGACTCCTCACAGCCCTGGAGGTGACGCCACGGGGCCGCGTCCTCAGCTACCACGAGCACAACGAGGCCGGCCGCACGCCCGAGCTCGTCGAGCGGCTCGTCGCGGGTGACCGGGTCGTCGTCGTCACCGACGCGGGGATGCCCTCGGTGTCCGACCCCGGGTACCGGCTCGTCGCGGCGGCGGTCGAGGCGGGCGTCCGCGTCACCTGCGTCCCCGGTCCCAGCGCGGTGCTCATGGCCCTCGCCGTCTCGGGCCTGCCCGTCGACCGCTTCGCCTTCGACGGCTTCCTCCCGCGCAAGCCGGGCGAGCGTGCCCGGGCCCTCGCCGAGTCGGCGACGGAGCGCCGCACCCTCGTCTACTTCGAGGCCCCGCACCGCCTCGCCGAGACGCTCACCGCGATGCGCGACGCCTTCGGACCCATCCGGCGGGCGGCCGTGTGCCGCGAGCTGACGAAGACCTACGAGGAGGTACGACGCGGCACCCTCGACGAGCTGGTCGCCTGGGCGCAGGACGGGGTCAGGGGCGAGATCACCGTCGTCGTGGCGGGCGCCGAGCGGCAGGTCGGGTCCGTCGAGGACGCGCTGCCCGGCATCCGGCAGCGGGTGCAGTCGGGCGAACGGCTCAAGGACGTCTGCGCCGACGTCGCCGCCACGACCGGGCTGTCGAAGAAGGCGCTGTACGACGCGGCCGTCGCCCGGCCCTGA
- a CDS encoding HNH endonuclease, giving the protein MGARWPCGEQRVTSDREPGGCRSRAFRGRGSVVFVRVVTGRRFVHACRSRGGCRCRTVEFEYGQVFRGRGVPVRIEHMFESDEWVTPTGLDALLVALAGVEPAESTAGGEAGQAAADEGAARCIPASLRAPAPPSWCLTDAERIDVLSALERVKAAVGAAQVRVTAGFVASQEHESLAWREEAQAASASGDFDGWRAAREKADLASWAAALEFGAHPDPRVGATSDSADASEASGSGDGAGSGRTGTDAGGESERPVSSSRRNTIARGGVAAQVGLARHLSPFKGAEGVRFALTLTQDMPHTLALLEAGVLSERRALSITQEAAVLSPEDRRSLDRELHDSMGERLGGLGDRELQRLVRAVAYRLDPESVLARARKAESERRVTLRPAPDTMAYLSALLPAAEAVAAYAALTGAAASAKADGDERGKGQVMADTLVDRITGRASTTTDTGDAADSADAAKSATGTETGEDGDELDTPRQPANADAATDQPRPAERSDGPAGRAGVDVEVQLVIGLDALFNTGDGADTPAQLLGYGTVPAGWAREYLRPENADDSGGDEPREGGGGLSRAGRVWLRRLFVRPDTGELVAMDSRRRLFSDGLRRFVLTRDAATCRTPWCDAPARHVDHVTPHADGGATTARNGQGLCVACNLTKEHPDLSSTVMPREQEGRRDGGVRGHTVRVTTGTGHSYDSEAPPLLPGAPSAGVGRDEATRQGVNRITIEDTPDNAELWQAVLALAPVIGHAA; this is encoded by the coding sequence GTGGGCGCGCGGTGGCCGTGTGGTGAACAGCGCGTGACCAGCGACCGGGAGCCGGGGGGATGCCGGTCACGGGCGTTTCGTGGTCGCGGCTCGGTGGTGTTCGTCCGAGTCGTGACGGGCCGACGGTTCGTCCACGCCTGTCGGTCGAGGGGCGGATGTCGCTGTCGGACGGTTGAATTCGAGTATGGACAAGTCTTCCGCGGACGGGGGGTTCCTGTTAGAATCGAACACATGTTCGAGAGTGACGAGTGGGTGACGCCGACAGGGCTCGACGCCCTGCTGGTGGCGCTCGCGGGCGTCGAACCGGCCGAGTCGACGGCCGGTGGCGAGGCGGGTCAGGCGGCGGCCGATGAGGGAGCGGCGCGTTGCATCCCGGCCTCGTTGCGAGCCCCGGCGCCGCCGTCGTGGTGTCTGACCGACGCGGAGCGCATCGACGTGCTGTCTGCCCTGGAGCGGGTCAAGGCGGCGGTGGGGGCGGCGCAGGTGCGGGTGACGGCCGGGTTCGTCGCGTCGCAGGAGCACGAGTCCCTGGCCTGGCGCGAGGAGGCGCAGGCGGCCTCTGCGTCGGGTGATTTCGACGGGTGGCGGGCGGCGCGGGAGAAGGCGGACCTGGCCTCGTGGGCGGCGGCGCTGGAGTTCGGGGCGCATCCCGATCCGCGCGTGGGCGCCACCTCCGACAGTGCCGACGCGTCTGAGGCGTCTGGCTCGGGTGACGGTGCCGGCAGCGGCCGCACGGGGACGGACGCCGGCGGGGAGTCGGAGCGGCCGGTGTCGTCCTCGCGGCGGAACACGATCGCGAGGGGCGGGGTGGCGGCGCAGGTGGGTTTGGCGCGGCACCTGTCTCCGTTCAAGGGCGCCGAGGGCGTCCGGTTCGCGCTCACCCTGACCCAGGACATGCCGCACACCCTCGCCCTGCTCGAGGCGGGCGTCTTGAGCGAGCGGCGGGCCCTGTCCATCACGCAGGAGGCCGCGGTCCTGTCTCCGGAGGACCGTCGCAGCCTGGACCGAGAGCTGCACGACTCGATGGGTGAGCGCTTGGGCGGGCTGGGCGACCGGGAGCTGCAGCGCCTCGTGCGGGCCGTCGCGTACCGGCTCGACCCGGAGAGCGTGCTGGCCCGGGCGCGCAAGGCGGAGTCCGAGCGGCGGGTGACGTTGCGCCCGGCGCCGGACACGATGGCGTACTTGTCCGCACTGCTCCCCGCCGCCGAAGCCGTCGCCGCGTACGCCGCGTTGACCGGGGCGGCCGCGTCCGCGAAGGCCGACGGGGACGAGCGGGGTAAGGGCCAGGTCATGGCCGACACCCTCGTCGACCGCATCACCGGCCGCGCGAGCACCACGACCGACACTGGCGACGCGGCCGACTCGGCTGATGCGGCGAAGAGCGCCACCGGCACCGAGACTGGTGAGGACGGGGACGAGCTCGATACGCCGAGGCAGCCAGCGAACGCTGACGCCGCCACCGATCAGCCTCGGCCGGCTGAGAGGTCAGACGGCCCGGCCGGCAGGGCCGGGGTTGACGTCGAGGTGCAGCTCGTCATCGGACTCGACGCCCTCTTCAACACCGGCGACGGCGCCGACACTCCAGCGCAACTGCTCGGCTACGGCACCGTGCCCGCCGGCTGGGCCCGCGAGTACCTCAGGCCTGAGAACGCCGACGATTCAGGCGGTGATGAGCCCCGGGAGGGTGGGGGTGGTCTGTCCCGCGCCGGGCGGGTCTGGCTACGCAGGCTGTTCGTCCGCCCCGACACCGGCGAGCTCGTCGCCATGGACTCCCGACGACGCCTCTTCAGCGACGGCCTACGCCGCTTCGTCCTGACCCGCGACGCCGCCACCTGCCGGACGCCGTGGTGCGACGCCCCAGCCCGACACGTCGACCACGTCACCCCGCACGCCGACGGCGGAGCCACCACCGCACGTAACGGTCAGGGCCTGTGCGTGGCGTGCAACCTGACCAAGGAACACCCCGACCTCAGCAGCACCGTCATGCCTCGGGAGCAGGAAGGGCGGCGGGACGGTGGAGTACGCGGTCACACCGTCCGGGTCACGACCGGCACCGGGCACAGCTACGACTCCGAGGCCCCACCGCTGCTGCCCGGCGCACCATCCGCCGGCGTCGGCAGAGACGAGGCGACACGTCAGGGCGTCAACCGCATCACCATCGAGGACACACCCGACAACGCCGAGCTCTGGCAGGCGGTGCTGGCGCTGGCCCCGGTCATCGGTCACGCGGCGTGA
- a CDS encoding OsmC family peroxiredoxin, producing MAIIRNASAHWEGSLMEGAGKVTFESSDLGTHDVTWASRATESNGLTSPEELIAAAHSTCFSMALSHALAEAGTPAETIDTSAAVGFKPGTGITDITLTVTGKVPGLDAAAFEEAAQGAKENCPVSQALKSVPITLEVTFTE from the coding sequence ATGGCAATCATTCGCAACGCGTCGGCCCACTGGGAGGGCTCGCTCATGGAGGGCGCCGGGAAGGTGACCTTCGAGTCGTCCGACCTCGGCACCCACGACGTCACCTGGGCCTCGCGCGCGACCGAGTCGAACGGCCTCACCAGCCCCGAGGAGCTCATCGCCGCCGCCCACTCCACGTGCTTCTCGATGGCCCTCTCGCACGCGCTCGCGGAGGCGGGGACGCCGGCCGAGACCATCGACACCTCGGCCGCCGTCGGCTTCAAGCCCGGCACCGGCATCACCGACATCACCCTCACGGTGACCGGCAAGGTGCCCGGCCTCGACGCCGCCGCGTTCGAGGAGGCTGCCCAGGGCGCCAAGGAGAACTGCCCCGTGAGCCAGGCCCTCAAGTCGGTGCCGATCACCCTCGAGGTGACGTTCACCGAGTAG
- a CDS encoding PhoX family protein: MTPKLLPLASVPRHGSRSRMTCLYRCGNACDAPVPNDTDNPHIHDLVEGAIARRSVLRGSALGAGALVVAGLAAASPAAAATTTAGKVAAKPARPVANVGRTSFTPVAPNKVDAVTNAQGFTHNVVIRWGDPVTADAPRFDVMKQTPEAQAKQFGYNNDYVGVLPLTGRTALLVTNHEYTDENLMFPTGAYDDDTVKKIAMAAHGMAVVTIEKGRKQGQWIRSDHRRAKHNRRITATSTFELVGPAAGHELLRTAADPTGTRVYGTFGNCAGGTTPWGTVLSGEENFNGYFDASGDVDASHATAFKRYGLATTTATNRGWSSVDERFDLAKNPNEANRFGWIVELDPTDPTSTPVKHTMLGRFKHEGANVIVSPSGHAVAYMGDDERGDYLYKFVSADTVRKGNGKAAREHNKQLLNRGTLYVAKFVGDGTSDDEFDGAGVWLALTSDTRSYVPGMSVAEVLIHTRLAADTLAPTKMDRPEDVEPNPVNGKVYAALTNNSDRGVKYPTDETNPLASSLVRETPGGPLVSKSGNRNGYVLELSEFGNDHTATKFAWDLFLVCGDPTAPETYFAGFDKRLVSPISCPDNVAFDAVGNLWISTDGNQLGSNDGLFRVPVAGADRGKVEQFLTVPLGAETCGPLVSEDQRSVFVAVQHPGEVDGATFESPASTWPHTDGFPRPAVVVSYLR; encoded by the coding sequence GTGACCCCCAAGCTTCTCCCCCTGGCGTCGGTCCCGCGCCACGGTTCGCGCAGCCGGATGACCTGCCTCTACCGCTGTGGCAACGCCTGCGACGCCCCCGTGCCCAACGACACCGACAACCCGCACATCCACGACCTCGTCGAGGGCGCCATCGCGCGCCGCTCGGTGCTGCGCGGCAGCGCGCTCGGCGCCGGCGCCCTCGTCGTCGCCGGCCTCGCCGCCGCGAGCCCCGCCGCCGCGGCCACCACCACAGCAGGCAAGGTCGCCGCCAAGCCCGCCCGCCCCGTCGCGAACGTCGGTCGCACGAGCTTCACCCCCGTGGCCCCCAACAAGGTCGACGCCGTCACCAACGCCCAGGGGTTCACCCACAACGTCGTCATCCGCTGGGGCGACCCGGTCACCGCCGACGCCCCCCGCTTCGACGTCATGAAGCAGACGCCCGAGGCGCAGGCGAAGCAGTTCGGCTACAACAACGACTACGTCGGCGTCCTGCCGCTCACCGGCCGCACCGCGCTGCTCGTGACCAACCACGAGTACACGGACGAAAACCTCATGTTCCCGACCGGCGCCTACGACGACGACACGGTCAAGAAGATCGCGATGGCCGCTCACGGCATGGCCGTCGTGACGATCGAGAAGGGCCGCAAGCAGGGTCAGTGGATCCGCAGCGACCACCGCCGCGCGAAGCACAACCGCCGCATCACCGCGACCTCGACCTTCGAGCTCGTCGGCCCCGCCGCCGGCCACGAGCTGCTCCGCACGGCCGCCGACCCCACGGGCACCCGCGTCTACGGCACGTTCGGCAACTGCGCCGGCGGCACGACGCCCTGGGGCACCGTGCTGTCGGGCGAGGAGAACTTCAACGGCTACTTCGACGCCTCGGGCGACGTCGACGCCTCGCACGCCACCGCCTTCAAGCGCTACGGCCTCGCCACGACGACGGCCACCAACCGTGGGTGGTCCAGCGTCGACGAGCGCTTCGACCTCGCCAAGAACCCCAACGAGGCCAACCGTTTCGGCTGGATCGTCGAGCTCGACCCGACCGACCCGACCTCGACGCCGGTCAAGCACACCATGCTCGGCCGCTTCAAGCACGAGGGCGCCAACGTCATCGTCAGCCCCAGCGGTCACGCCGTCGCCTACATGGGCGACGACGAGCGCGGCGACTACCTCTACAAGTTCGTCTCCGCCGACACCGTCCGCAAGGGCAACGGCAAAGCGGCCCGCGAGCACAACAAGCAGCTGCTCAACCGCGGCACGCTCTACGTCGCGAAGTTCGTGGGCGACGGCACCTCGGACGACGAGTTCGACGGTGCCGGAGTGTGGCTCGCCCTCACGAGCGACACCCGCTCGTACGTGCCCGGCATGAGCGTCGCCGAGGTGCTCATCCACACGCGCCTCGCCGCCGACACCCTGGCGCCGACGAAGATGGACCGCCCCGAGGACGTCGAGCCCAACCCCGTCAACGGCAAGGTCTACGCCGCACTGACCAACAACTCGGACCGTGGCGTCAAGTACCCCACCGACGAGACGAACCCGCTCGCCTCGAGCCTCGTCCGCGAGACCCCCGGTGGCCCGCTCGTGAGCAAGAGCGGCAACCGCAACGGGTACGTGCTCGAGCTCAGCGAGTTCGGGAACGACCACACCGCAACGAAGTTCGCGTGGGACCTCTTCCTCGTCTGCGGTGACCCCACCGCCCCCGAGACGTACTTCGCCGGCTTCGACAAGCGACTCGTCAGCCCGATCAGCTGCCCCGACAACGTCGCCTTCGACGCCGTCGGCAACCTGTGGATCTCGACCGACGGCAACCAGCTCGGCAGCAACGACGGGCTCTTCCGCGTCCCCGTCGCCGGCGCGGACCGCGGCAAGGTCGAGCAGTTCCTCACCGTGCCGCTCGGCGCCGAGACGTGCGGCCCGCTCGTCAGCGAGGACCAGCGCTCGGTCTTCGTCGCGGTGCAGCACCCCGGCGAGGTCGACGGGGCGACGTTCGAGTCGCCCGCCAGCACGTGGCCGCACACCGACGGCTTCCCCCGCCCCGCGGTGGTCGTCTCGTACCTGCGCTGA
- a CDS encoding DUF3105 domain-containing protein, translating to MARETSRDRRAKVAEMQAQQKKAERRRLMTVVGACLAVVVIIAGAVGFAVVSERNKDSEALQALSGDASAASCDPVTTDPASGSSDHVGPGTNQADVTRVDYTTVPPSSGKHFASPALDGRRVYTSSDAPAMENLVHNLEHGYTILWYDKSVESADAAKFDALQKQINALPEAGNKFIISPWDTSYGALPEGKKYALSHWSAKYDTSTGAVSDQAGHRQLCGGLSATVVEQFVKAHPWSASPEPNAA from the coding sequence ATGGCCCGCGAGACGAGCCGAGACCGCCGAGCCAAGGTCGCCGAGATGCAGGCGCAGCAGAAGAAAGCCGAGCGACGCCGCCTCATGACCGTCGTCGGGGCCTGCCTCGCCGTCGTCGTCATCATCGCCGGCGCCGTCGGCTTCGCAGTGGTCAGCGAGCGCAACAAGGACTCCGAGGCGCTGCAGGCGCTCTCCGGTGACGCGAGCGCGGCGTCGTGCGACCCGGTGACGACCGACCCGGCATCCGGCAGCAGCGACCACGTCGGCCCCGGCACGAACCAGGCCGACGTCACCCGGGTCGACTACACGACGGTGCCGCCCTCCAGCGGCAAGCACTTCGCGAGCCCGGCACTCGACGGCCGCCGTGTCTACACCTCGAGCGACGCCCCGGCCATGGAGAACCTCGTGCACAACCTCGAGCACGGCTACACGATCCTCTGGTACGACAAGAGCGTCGAGAGCGCCGACGCCGCGAAGTTCGACGCGCTGCAGAAGCAGATCAACGCCCTGCCCGAGGCGGGCAACAAGTTCATCATCTCGCCCTGGGACACCTCCTACGGTGCCCTCCCCGAGGGCAAGAAGTACGCCCTGTCGCACTGGTCGGCCAAGTACGACACGAGCACCGGCGCCGTGAGCGACCAGGCGGGCCACCGCCAGCTCTGCGGGGGCCTGAGCGCCACCGTCGTCGAGCAGTTCGTCAAGGCCCACCCGTGGAGCGCGTCACCCGAGCCGAACGCGGCCTGA
- a CDS encoding DNA-3-methyladenine glycosylase family protein: MTETDEPLLRRWRPRREIRLRAQLHVFRRGAGDPTSRWGADGSFTRASQTPEGAGTLHLWVDPSDGVVEARGWGPGAEWLLDSVPSLLGDGDDASGFTALAAHHPVVAEAWRRFSFWRVPRSGLLFDAFAPAVIEQKVTGQEAFAGYRALVRRFGAPAPGPFGADAEGLGLYAPPPARGWAAIPSWAWLQASVDGARSRTIVRAAGHAGRLEEGLSLSVAEAHRRMRALPGVGVWTCAEVAQRALGDPDSPSFGDYHVAKDVGWALTGTPVDDAGMAELLEPFAGHRYRVQHLLGLAGLHRPRHGARMPPRRHLPTRAR; the protein is encoded by the coding sequence GTGACCGAAACGGACGAACCCCTGCTGCGCCGGTGGCGCCCGCGGCGGGAGATCCGGCTCCGGGCCCAGCTGCACGTCTTCCGCCGCGGGGCCGGTGACCCCACCTCGCGCTGGGGCGCCGACGGGTCGTTCACCCGCGCCTCCCAGACCCCCGAGGGCGCCGGCACGCTGCACCTGTGGGTCGACCCGTCCGACGGGGTCGTCGAGGCCCGCGGCTGGGGGCCGGGTGCCGAGTGGCTGCTCGACTCCGTGCCGTCGCTGCTCGGCGACGGCGACGACGCCTCCGGCTTCACGGCGCTCGCGGCGCACCACCCGGTCGTGGCCGAGGCGTGGCGCCGCTTCTCGTTCTGGCGGGTGCCACGGTCGGGCCTGCTCTTCGACGCGTTCGCACCGGCCGTCATCGAGCAGAAGGTCACGGGCCAGGAGGCGTTCGCGGGCTACCGCGCCCTCGTCCGTCGCTTCGGCGCGCCGGCCCCCGGGCCCTTCGGGGCGGATGCCGAGGGGCTCGGCCTGTACGCACCGCCCCCCGCGCGGGGCTGGGCCGCGATCCCGTCGTGGGCGTGGCTGCAGGCGTCGGTCGACGGTGCGCGCTCGCGCACGATCGTGCGCGCCGCGGGTCACGCGGGCCGGCTCGAGGAGGGCCTGTCGCTCTCCGTCGCAGAGGCCCACCGGCGCATGCGGGCCCTGCCGGGGGTGGGGGTCTGGACCTGCGCCGAGGTGGCCCAGCGGGCGCTCGGCGACCCCGACTCCCCGAGCTTCGGCGACTACCACGTCGCCAAGGACGTCGGCTGGGCCCTGACCGGCACCCCCGTCGACGACGCCGGGATGGCCGAGCTGCTCGAGCCGTTCGCCGGGCACCGCTACCGCGTGCAACACCTGCTCGGTCTCGCCGGCCTGCACCGCCCGCGCCACGGGGCCCGGATGCCCCCGCGACGGCACCTGCCCACGCGAGCCCGCTGA
- a CDS encoding YqjF family protein encodes MMNQDWLDLTFIHWAVDPSEVERFMPPGARPDVRDGRTYVGLIPFRMVGAGVGRGPGVPWAGTFLETNVRLYAVDADGRRGIVFLSLDTDRSVIVAGARAAFGLPYRWAHMRHTVEPDLTGRDVHHYEARLRRRGAPVTSRIGIRVGDPREATELDHYLGDRWGLYVRHLGRTLYVPNVHGAWPVRDAEVVELDDDLVRSVGLGNLADRTPDHVAFSPGVHTEFGLPARA; translated from the coding sequence ATGATGAACCAGGACTGGCTCGACCTGACCTTCATCCACTGGGCGGTCGACCCGAGCGAGGTCGAGCGGTTCATGCCGCCCGGCGCCCGGCCCGACGTCCGTGACGGGCGCACCTACGTGGGCCTCATCCCGTTCCGCATGGTCGGGGCCGGGGTCGGGCGCGGCCCCGGGGTTCCGTGGGCGGGGACCTTCCTCGAGACGAACGTCCGTCTCTACGCCGTCGACGCCGACGGCCGTCGGGGCATCGTCTTCCTCAGCCTCGACACCGACCGCTCGGTCATCGTGGCCGGGGCCCGGGCCGCGTTCGGCCTGCCGTACCGCTGGGCGCACATGCGGCACACCGTCGAGCCCGACCTCACCGGTCGCGACGTCCACCACTACGAAGCGAGGCTGCGGCGACGCGGTGCACCGGTGACGAGCCGCATCGGCATCCGGGTGGGCGACCCCCGTGAGGCGACCGAGCTCGACCACTACCTCGGCGACCGCTGGGGCCTCTACGTCCGGCATCTCGGGCGCACCCTCTACGTGCCGAACGTCCACGGCGCCTGGCCCGTTCGCGACGCGGAGGTCGTCGAGCTCGACGACGATCTCGTGCGGTCCGTCGGCCTCGGCAACCTCGCCGACCGCACGCCCGACCACGTGGCCTTCAGCCCGGGAGTGCACACGGAGTTCGGGCTGCCCGCCCGTGCGTGA